In the genome of Fervidobacterium thailandense, one region contains:
- a CDS encoding LytR/AlgR family response regulator transcription factor translates to MLTCGIVEDDQISAERLERMLREIDDTIKVLFKVRSCKELIRELKVHSPDVLFLDIHLLDDIVFNVLSELDYEPFVIFTTAYDEYAVKAFEEGAIDYILKPITRERVERALERVRKLRGLHESKQNLDVLRNLKLRTRLPIQVGEDILFVDTDEIIYAMADNKNVVLVTVRGKMTCKTALHTLEERLVEHGFLRVHKSYLISLRHISKVKKWFHGGYIVQMSNGDEIKVSKGYQRAFLETIGYKSQDF, encoded by the coding sequence GTGCTAACGTGCGGTATCGTCGAAGATGACCAAATTTCCGCTGAGAGGTTAGAAAGAATGTTAAGGGAGATAGATGACACGATAAAAGTACTCTTCAAAGTGCGTTCTTGTAAAGAGTTGATACGTGAGTTAAAGGTCCACAGTCCGGATGTGCTCTTCCTTGATATTCACTTGCTCGATGATATCGTGTTCAACGTTCTGAGTGAGTTGGATTACGAACCTTTTGTCATCTTCACTACAGCGTATGACGAATACGCGGTCAAAGCCTTCGAGGAAGGTGCGATCGACTATATACTTAAGCCTATCACGAGAGAAAGGGTGGAGAGAGCGTTAGAACGCGTTAGGAAACTGAGAGGACTCCATGAGTCAAAGCAAAACTTGGATGTCTTGCGCAACTTAAAACTTCGAACGAGGCTCCCAATCCAGGTTGGAGAGGATATCTTGTTTGTTGATACCGATGAAATCATCTATGCGATGGCTGATAACAAAAACGTCGTACTGGTCACGGTCCGAGGTAAAATGACGTGCAAAACGGCTCTTCACACACTTGAGGAGAGACTCGTAGAGCATGGATTTTTAAGAGTCCATAAAAGCTATCTAATTTCCCTAAGACACATCTCAAAAGTTAAGAAATGGTTCCACGGTGGATACATCGTTCAGATGAGCAACGGGGATGAGATAAAGGTTTCAAAGGGGTATCAACGAGCATTCCTTGAAACGATAGGTTATAAATCACAAGATTTTTGA
- a CDS encoding sensor histidine kinase, with product MKVGYWRRFDLLTIRLAVLQLIAFILFVLFASLIDFTNFLTPFLMSFAFVNLAYFLFVTLRKTYEGWHRFSRILWVFDVGNFIYSVFVSFATVESLLKAIAFRKISAESGLLYPPILTMISVVLALYITRLRDALEREMEARKSTESYLISLKSQLNPHFLFNVLNILAEMTRKDPKRAEDSIIKLAEYYRTVLKSPQIWTLGEEIEFLKSYMGLNRSILGELEMSWSIDVDEKLYGTPVPAMFLQPLVENAIKYGIKPCNGGYIRIEACKVNGQIILCIRNNVPSDFMVKGSITPDTGLTLTTERLRLTVGGTIDYGFESGEFKVTITLRGDGGANVRYRRR from the coding sequence ATGAAGGTAGGCTACTGGAGAAGATTTGACCTGTTGACGATAAGATTAGCAGTCCTCCAACTGATTGCATTCATTCTTTTCGTTCTATTTGCATCTTTGATTGACTTTACCAACTTCTTAACACCCTTTTTGATGTCGTTTGCTTTTGTAAACCTTGCCTACTTTCTTTTTGTAACTCTCAGAAAGACGTACGAAGGTTGGCACAGATTCTCGAGGATTCTCTGGGTGTTTGACGTGGGAAATTTTATTTACTCGGTTTTTGTTTCGTTTGCAACCGTGGAGAGTCTCTTAAAGGCAATCGCGTTTCGCAAAATTAGTGCTGAAAGTGGCTTACTCTATCCACCAATTTTGACGATGATTTCGGTAGTCCTGGCTCTTTACATTACACGTTTGAGGGACGCACTTGAACGCGAAATGGAAGCACGTAAGTCTACGGAGAGTTACCTGATTTCACTTAAGAGTCAGCTGAATCCACATTTTCTTTTCAACGTATTAAACATCCTGGCTGAGATGACGCGAAAGGATCCAAAAAGAGCCGAGGATTCCATAATCAAACTTGCAGAATATTACCGTACGGTGTTAAAAAGTCCACAAATCTGGACATTAGGTGAGGAAATCGAGTTTCTAAAAAGCTATATGGGGTTAAACCGTAGTATCCTCGGAGAATTGGAAATGAGCTGGTCAATCGATGTTGATGAAAAGCTTTACGGAACACCGGTTCCCGCTATGTTCCTTCAGCCGCTTGTCGAGAATGCCATTAAGTACGGAATAAAGCCGTGCAACGGGGGTTACATACGTATCGAGGCTTGCAAAGTAAACGGGCAGATAATTTTGTGCATTAGGAATAACGTACCATCGGATTTTATGGTAAAAGGGTCGATAACCCCCGATACGGGCTTGACACTAACTACGGAACGGCTGAGGCTGACAGTAGGAGGAACGATTGATTACGGATTTGAAAGTGGAGAGTTCAAGGTGACGATAACGTTGAGGGGTGACGGCGGTGCTAACGTGCGGTATCGTCGAAGATGA